In Eubacteriales bacterium mix99, the DNA window TTAAAAGCTTGCTGATAGGCAATGTTGTAAAGATTGCTGAACAGATGGAATATCTCTTCCAGCACGGTTTCCAGATTGACAAAGGGAAAGGAACGCAGCAGGGCATTCAATATGTAGAACTGCTGGCCCATGGGAGCGGAAGCGGATCCGTCCGGTCCGTAATGAAACAGTCCGGACCGGCTCCGGCGGCTCAGGATTTCCAGAGAGGTGGCAGTCAGGAAAGAGTCCCGCCCGTGCCCGCCATTTTGGGTGTCCCGGACAGAGGCCGCCAGGGCGGCATGGGCCAGATCCATGGTCCGGATGTTGGAAATGTCCGTATCCCCGGCTATTTTGTCATACAGGCGGCGGATTTCCGGATCAAAATCAGAGGCGCTTTTCTGTGCAGGGCTGGTTTGAAGAAAGGTGGATCCCCCTTCCAGGACAGTGGAGATTTCTTCAATGGAGCAGGGGGTTTCTGCGACATATTCCAGACAAAACTGCAGCTGCAGCCCGGCAATGGCGCTCCATTCCTGCCGGTAGGATGGCTTTGCCAAAAAGGATTGCTCTTCGGTGACAAATTTGGGTAAAATTTCAGACAGGCGGGATAATACCTGTATGGAGTATCCGGTTGCTTTCATACTGGGCCGGTCTGTATGGGGCAGCATCCCCAGTTTCCTTCCGGCCGCCTTTTCATACAGTGCGACAACCGGAGGACAAGGCAGTCCGCGGATCAGGGGATCCTCGGAAGTCTGCCATTTTACCATTGGCAGAGTTGCCTCCGACAGATAAAATATGGACAGGGATTGAACCAGGGTAAAATCCAATATGGGATTTCCGGTTATGGATTGTGACATGCCAAGCCCTCCAATGAAAAGATTCTACATACTATCCATATGCGGGAAGGCCGACGCGTAGAAACAATATCGCGGAACCGTTTCACGAATTTTCCGGTTACCACTTGCAAAGCCTGCCTGGACTGGGCTATAATACAAGGAAAGATGGTAAACAGGAAAGATGGGAGGCTGTTCATGGTTCTGAGCATGACGGGATTTGGACGGGGGGAAGCGGAAGATGCCCGCCGTAAAGTCCATGCGGAAATAAAAACCGTCAATCATCGTTATTTGGATATTCATATGCATATGCCACGGTGTATGTCCATGCTGGAAGAGGATGCCAAGAAACAGATCCAGCAGGTGGTTACCCGCGGGCGGGTGGATGTTACGGTGGAGTATGAAAACAAAGCACAGGATCTGATCGCTGTTTCCGTAAACGAACGTGTGGCAAATGCATATCGAAAGGCTTTTCAGGAGTTGGCTGAAAAGTTTGATATAGAGGATAAGCCGGATCTGGCGACTCTGTCCGGTATTGGGGATATCTTTACCGTAAACGAAGCTGAGGAGGATGAAGATGCTCTGCGGACCCTGTTGACTTCTGCACTGGAGCAGGCACTGCAGGCATTGACGAGGATGAGGAAAAAGGAAGGACAGTTTCTGATGGAGGATATCCGGGACCGTTCCGTTGTGATTCTGAAAATGGTGGATGCTATCGGGGAGCGTTCTCCCCTTGTAGTGGAGGAATATCGCAGAAAGCTGGAACAACGTCTGAAGGATTTGCTTTCGTCTTCCGATCTGGAGGAAACCCGTTTCAATACAGAGGTTGCCTATTTCGCAGATCGGTCCAGTATTACGGAGGAAATCATCCGGTTGCGAAGTCATATCGGGCAATTGCAGCAAATATTGAAAACAGGCGGCCCGATTGGAAGAAAGTTGGATTTTCTGATGCAGGAAATGAACCGGGAGGCGAATACCATCGGCTCCAAGGCGTCCGATCTTTTCATCACCAATCAGGTGGTTTCCCTGAAAAGTGAGATGGAGAAAATCCGTGAACAGGTTCAAAATCTTGAGTAATACAGAAAGCAGGTAATTTCAGATATGAGGATCAAGTTAATCAACATCGGGTTTGGAAATATAGTTTCCGTAAACCGAATGATTGCGATCGTGAGTCCGGAGTCCGCTCCCATTAAGCGGATTATCCAGGATGCCAGGGACCGGGGCATGCTGATCGATGCCACCTATGGACGCAGGACCAGGGCAGTGATCATTATGGACAGTGATCACATTATTCTCTCTGCGGTTCAACCGGAGACAGTGGCTCATCGGCTGAATTCCAGGGATACCGCCAATATGGATGGAGAAGAGGAGTAAGCCGGGAAATGAATCATCTTGAAAGGATGAAAGCATGAGGAAAAAGGGTTTGTTGATTGTGATATCCGGTCCATCCGGAGCGGGTAAGGGTACCATTTGTAAGGAATGGCTCCGCAGGCATCCGGAGACGGTTCTGTCTGTTTCGGTTACCACCAGGCCGCCCAGGCCTGGGGAGAAGGATGGAATCAATTATTTCTTCCGGACACCGGAAGAGTTTAAAAAAATGAAA includes these proteins:
- a CDS encoding DUF370 domain-containing protein; this encodes MRIKLINIGFGNIVSVNRMIAIVSPESAPIKRIIQDARDRGMLIDATYGRRTRAVIIMDSDHIILSAVQPETVAHRLNSRDTANMDGEEE
- a CDS encoding YicC family protein, coding for MVLSMTGFGRGEAEDARRKVHAEIKTVNHRYLDIHMHMPRCMSMLEEDAKKQIQQVVTRGRVDVTVEYENKAQDLIAVSVNERVANAYRKAFQELAEKFDIEDKPDLATLSGIGDIFTVNEAEEDEDALRTLLTSALEQALQALTRMRKKEGQFLMEDIRDRSVVILKMVDAIGERSPLVVEEYRRKLEQRLKDLLSSSDLEETRFNTEVAYFADRSSITEEIIRLRSHIGQLQQILKTGGPIGRKLDFLMQEMNREANTIGSKASDLFITNQVVSLKSEMEKIREQVQNLE